The nucleotide sequence TCACTGTCGAGACCATCCCTCTGACGCATAGAGTACCATGTACAGGGTTTCTATTCAGAGAAAAACAGAAGCAATATCGTATTATCCCTGAAAAACTTCCTTCAGGCCTTCCTTTTGAAGCTTTCAGAGCACTAAAAAGAGGTGAAAATATTGAGTTTGAAGGAAAACCAATTAATTATCAAGATGTAACGTTGCCTCCTAGAAAATCTCGCTCATATGCATTTTGTTCAGACACAAAATACAGTAAAAGCGTAATTTCTAAAGTATATGGTGTGGATTTATTATATCATGAATCAACATTTATGAATCGTCACTTAGATAGAGCGAATGTTACTTTCCACACGACAGCAAAACAAGCTGGAGAAGTCGCTAGAGAAGCCAAAGTAAACGAATTGCTTATTGGCCACTTTTCAGCTCGATACGCTGATCTCTCTGAATTATTAGCTGAAGCTCAAGTGGAATTCCCGAATACACAATTAGCCATTGAAGGTGAGAAATTTTCTATTATAGAAACTGACTAAATGAAATAATTGTATATTCGTATTGGGTACAAGGTCATCTAAATTTCTGACCCTTTTCATCCTATAAATTATATAATTATGCCATTCGGATTTTTCAAGAAAAAGAAAAAAGAGGAACCTCATTACGATCCTACCAATATATCAATTCGCGACCTAAGAAAAGGTTATGTATTAGACTATGATTTACAATCTTGGGAAGTTACAGAAGAATATGAATACGATTGGGGTGGCGGAGAATTCTCTTGGGAATATAAATTACAAAGTGCTACTGAGTCAGTATTTTTAAGTATTGAAGATGATGATTTTCTAACAGGCACTGTCAATAAAAAAATTATGTGGGGCAAATTACCAGACGAAGTTGAAGACGGTATCACTTCTAAAGGAAAACCTCCTAAAAAGATTACTTTCAACGGTAAGACATATTACAGGGACAGCAAAAACGTTGGATTCTGGAGAAATGTACATACCACTTCAAGTGATAACAGTTCAGAATATATGAGTTGGGAATATTATGATGATTCTGAAAAGTTCGTCTTAACCATTGAGCAATTCGATGATGAAGAATTTGAAGCTTCTTTAGGAGTTGTTGAAGAACCTGATAAATTCACTAATATTTTACCAAACACAAACGACTAAATTTACGTTTATTTATAAACAATACATTTTAGTCAAATTAATTAGAAACACTACCATACTAATAAAATGAAGAAATTAGCCATATTTCTACCCTTTTTGATATTAATTGGTTGCTCAAGCTCCAATGAAACTTTCAAAAAGAATCCCGTAGATCAATTTATTATCGACATGAGTGATGTTAACGACTTCACAATATTGTTGCAAGATATGGATGCGGAAGAACATCTATTTACTGCAGATATCTTTCGTCATAAATATAAAATTATAACAATGGGTGCTGACAGTATTCCTGTTTCAAAGGAAACGGATTGGTACGATGTCTCTCCTTCGTTTTTCCAGCTTCACTCTGGTGACATTGGAATGGAAATCGCCTCAAAAGTAAATGGAAAAGTTTCCAAGCAAGTTTCTCCTCCAGGTTATTCAGGCTATGTTGGTAACTCACAGTACGGTGAATGGAAAACTAACCCTAATACAGGGACAAGTTTCTGGGAGTTCTATGGTAGATATGCTATGATGAGAAGTTTATTTAATATGGCATATTATGGACCGATTTACAGATCATCATATACTGATTATAGAAGATACTCTTCAAGTGGAAGAAATTATTATGGTGGTAGTTCTGGATCTCCAAGATATGGAACTTATTCCTCAGGTGTAAAGAAATCTAATCCTACTTTTGCCAACAGAATGAGCAAAAGCAGTAGCTTCAGAAACTCTGTCAACAAGAGTGTAAGTAGATCTCCTGCAAAATATGCTGCAGGGTCAAGATCAACATCAACGACTAAGAGTACAAACTCTAGATATAGTAGCGGATCTTCTTCTCGTTCAAGATCTTCATCTAGAGGTGGCAAATAAAAAAAAGAACAATTAAAATGATCAACCCTCAATCTTTATTGGGGGTTGTTTTTTATATAGACAAACATGGCTTCGTTTTTATCGAAATCTAACACTTTAAAACTAGCATTATTTGCAACAGGCCTATCAGGAATTGTAGCAGAATATGTTTTATCTACTTTAGCTACATACTTTCTTGGTAATTCCGTTTTACAGTGGACACTAACCCTATCCTTTATGCTTTTTGCTATGGGTTTAGGAAGTAGATACAGTAAGTACATCGACAAAAATTTATTAGAAAAATTTATCTGGGTAGAATTTACTTTATCGTTTTTAGTATCATTTTGCTCAATAATCGCTTATGGGATTTCTGCCTATGTTAGTTTTAAAAAGCATTTATTGATTTTCCCATTACCACTTGATGGAGTAGTTATTTATACCACAAGTATTCTAATTGGTTTTCTGATTGGACTTGAAATACCTCTTGCCACTAGATTAAATGACTCTTTCGAAAGCCTTAAAGTAAATATTTCTTCAGTGATGGAGAAAGATTACTTTGGTAGCTTATTTGGTGGTTTATTCTTTGCATTTGTAGGTCTTCCTTTTCTAGGGTTAACCTACACTCCTTTTGTCCTTGGATTTGTCAATTTATTTGTAGCTATTTTACTTTTATGGAGACTGGACGACATCATTCACCCTAAGTATGTCAAAACTCTAAAGAGTGCTAGTATTGCTTTATTCGCAGTGATTGCCATAGGAATGTATTACGCAAAAGATGTCATTAACTACGGTGAACAAAAGCTATACAAAGATCAAGTAGTTTTTCAGGAGCAAACTGCCTACCAACGAATTGTAGTTACACAATGGAAAGAAGATTATTGGTTATATATTAATGGCCACTTACAATTAAGCACATTTGATGAATGGTTATACCACGAACCCATGGCAATACCGGCAATGAAGCTGTATAACCAACCTAAGAATATTTTAATACTTGGAGGTGGAGATGGATGCTTAGCAAGGGAAGTCTTAAAATTCAATTCTGTAGAAAGTATCACATTAGTTGATCTAGACCCTGCGATAACCAACTTGGCCATAGAACATCCAATATTCAGGAAATTGAATGATAACTCTTTGTCTAACCCTAAAGTAAAAGTAATCAATGATGACGCATTTACTTTTTTAGAAAGAGACAACAATTTCTATGATGTTATCCTTTTGGATTTTCCCGATCCAAAATCAATTGAACTAGGAAGACTACAATCACTTGAGAACTTTAGACAATGTTACAAGCATTTGCGTCCACATGGTGTTGTAGTCACTCAAGCAGGAAGTCCTTATTATGCAACAAAAGCTTTTTATTGTATTGAAAAGACTATGCAAGCTGCTGATTTCAATACTGTGCCTTTGCATAATCAGATTCTTACTTTAGGCGAATGGGGTTGGATTGTTGGAGGAAAAGATATGTCATCAGATGAAATGAAAAGCAAAATCAGACATGCCAACTTAGATGATATACCTACGAAATGGCTAAACAAAGAGGCGTTATATTCTATCTCAACTTTCGGTAAAGCATTAATTGATTTTGACAGTACCAAAGTAGAAATAAACACCGTTCATAATCCAGTGCTCCCTACCTATTATGGTAAAGCAAACTGGGATTTATTCTAAAAAAAGAGGAGTTGATTTTTATGTCAACTCCCCTTTTTTGTTTGATAATTCTTCTAACTCTTCAGGGATAGACTGGGATGTTTTAATATCTCCTTTTAGTTTCATATCAGAGAGTAGTTTGATTAAGTTCCCTTTACCTGTGTGCAATTGCTTGATGGCTTTATCGACATCATCTTTTGTTCCACCTATTTTTCTCTGCAAGTTCAATAAAGTATCTACAAAGCCTCTCGCCTTATTATAAATTGCTGTAGCCTGTCGAATAACTTCTTCTATATTTTGTTGTTGATTTTCGTTTCTCCATAACTCTTCTATCACTTTTAAAGTTGACATTAGCGTTGTTGGGCCAACAATCACCACTTTCTTCTTATACGCATAATCCCAAAGAGTTTCATCTTGTTGTAACGCTAATAAAAAGGCCGGTTCTATTGGAATAAACATTAGAACATAGTCCAGTGATTTTATAGCTGGCAAATTCTGATAATCTCTAAATGACAAATCATCAATATGTTTTTTAATAGCATTTACATGTAAAGCAGACTCTCTATCTTGTTGTTCGCGATCTACAGCTGAAACATATCTATCATAAGCATTCAAAGAAACTTTAGAATCAACAATTACCTGTTTATTTCCTGGATAATTGATAACCACATCAGGGCGTTGTCTTTCACCGTTCTCGTTATTGTAAGATGGTTGCACAAGGTATTCAAATCCTTCTCTTAATCCTGATTTCCTTAAAACAGAATCGAGAATCATTTCACCCCAATCACCTTGTTTCTTTGTATCTCCTTTTAATGCTTTCGTTAAGTTCTGAGCATCCTCAGCAATCTTTACATTCAATTTTCTTAATAACTCAATCTCTGTTCTTAGAGAGTGACGTTCGTTGGACTCTTTGCCATAATTGTCTTCAATTTTCTTTTTAAATCCATCAATTTGATCTTTAAAAGGCGACAATATCACATCAAGATTCAATTTATTCTGGGTTGCAAACTTAGATGATTTTTCCTCGAAAATCCTATTTGCTAAATTTTCAAACTCTGTCTTAAACTGTTGCTGTAATTGAGTAAGTTCATGAGAACTCTTTTCAATTTTCTCATTCAACGTATGATTGAGAGTTGATAATTCTACTCCTTTTCTAATTTCTTCAGCATATTTAGTTCTCAACTCATCAAAATCCTGTTCTAGCTGTTCTAATCTTTTCTGTGAATGGAAAGCTGTATTTTTAAAGGTTGCTGCCTCTTGGTTTAATTGAGCATATTTATCATCTAACACCCTATTCTTTTGGCTTACCTCATTTAATCTTTCTTGAAATTGATTTGCTTCTGATTCTTTTACTGCTAGTAAAGAAGTCAATTGTTGTTTTTCCGACTGCAACTGAAGAAGCTGATTATTTCTATTATTTTGTTCTTCCTCAATTTTTTGCTGTGATAACTGGTATTGCTCATTAAGTAAGATTGCTTTAGCATACTTATTTCTTAAAAAGAAGTAGGTAATAAACACTGATAAACAAATAACTAATAGAGTTATAACCACTAAAATAGTTGGTGATATGCTTTCCATCTTAAATCATTAGGGTCTACAATGATCACAAATTTATAAATTTTATGTTTAAATTTTAAGTAAAAGACAATATTTTAAACGAAACAATACTTTAACTTCAGTTTATCAAATTTAAATTCTCACAAAAGAACATAGGTAGATATTAAACAATGTTGATTTTATGAATTGGCAATTTAATCAGGTGCAATTGTTGAAAATTATCACAATATGCTTTATTGAGCTATAATGTAATAACACTGTGAAAATTCATTGAATAATACCTATATAAAATATCACTAAAACGTTAAAAATAGGCTGCATTATCCACAAAATGTTAAATTCATGTAAGAAAAAAGCGTTTTATCAATAAAGATTTTTCATATCTTTGCGGCGCTCAAATTGAAACTACATAGACAATTTTAATAACTCAATAATAATTAATTACATGAAAAGGCTAGCATTACTGCTTTTGTTTACACTACCCTTATTTTCCAACGCACAGGATTTGGATTCCCTAGTGATGACCAATGGTGACCTTATAGTTGGTGAAATCAAAAGTATGGATAGAGGTGTTGTCGAAATTGAAACAGACTACTCTGATTCCAACTTTAAAATTGAATGGAGTGGTATCCAGAAAATGTTCTGTCATACTAACTTCCTAATTTCATTATCAGATGGTCGAAGATATAACGGACATATCACCTCTACTACCCCTGAAACATTTCATATTATTAGTGATGAAGACGGCACAGTAGATGTAACGCCAAATGATATCGTTTATTTAAAATCAGTTAATCAATCATTCTTAAGTAAGTTATCCGCCAATATTGATTTAGGATATAGTTATACAAAAGCTAATAACTTATCTCAACTAAACCTAGGAACATTCCTAGGGTATACTTCGAACCGTTGGAGTGCGACCTTAACAGGTACGAGCTTAAGATCAACGCAAGATAATTCTGATGATATTGCAAGAAATGAAGGAAACCTTACCGGTAACTACTTTTTACCTCATGATTTCTACTTTACTGCATCTGCTGGTTACTTAACCAACACAGAACAATCCATCAATCTTCGTTTAATATTCTCTGGTGGTTTTGGTAAGTATATTATTCATACCAATACAGCTTATTGGGGTTTTTCTACTGGTGCATCGTACTTAAATGAAACTTTTTCACCGGTTACTGATGAAACAACTGGACAAAGTACAACTGCTGATCCTAGGTCATCTGCAGAATGGTATTTAGGTACTGAGGTTAACCTTTTTGATACAGGTGATCTATCCTTTTTCACTGGAGCAAAAGGATATCGTTCATTATCTAACGAAGACCGTTGGCGTGCTGACGTTAATGCAAATATCAAATATGATTTGCCTTTAGACTTCTACATCAAGATGGGTTACAATATGAACTACGATAGTAAACCTGCGGAAGCTGGCAAAGAAGTCGATTTCCAGTATACATTCGGTTTCGGATGGGAGCTATAATTGAGAAAAATCAATTTTAAAATATTGAAAAATATCGATTGTTTACATTAAATTAGAGGGAATTTGCACATTCTAAACATGATGAACAGTCAAAACTTTTTCAATACTTTAAGCAATAGAAGAAAAATTGTAATAGGTTTAGTGATCACACTACTGACATTAAACCTATTACAATTATTTATGCGTTCCGGTGAAGAAAGCAGATTAAGTGACCGGGTACAAAGCAAAAACTTCGAATTAGTGCTTACTTATGCTAAACTAGATTCCATTTCAACAGAACTCAACAAACAGATCCAGATATTAACTCATATGAATGAGGACATTACCTCATTAGAGCATGTTAGAGATAGTTTGGAAAGTGAGAAGAAAGAATTAAGATCTGCACAATTACTTCAAGAGAAAAGGTATCACTCTATACGATCTAAAGTGAGTGTATATGAAGAATTTCTAAATGAAAAGAATACCGAAATTACTTCTCTAAAACATGTCAACGATTCATTAATCTCTGAAAACTCACACCTAAAACAGGAAAAAACAGATCTGAAAAGCAAAATTGATAACCTAAGGAATCAGCAAGGTGAACTAGAAAAAGAGTTGGACGCTGCCAAGATTCTAACCGCATATGATTTCACTTCGTTTATTACAGATCAAAAAGGGAATATCATTAAGGGAGACGCCTATAAAGCAAAAAAAGTAAATGATATTACGGTACAATTTAAATTAGCAAGAAACAGTCTTTCCGAAAGTGAACGTAAAATTGCTTACATGTGTTTAGTCGATCCTGACGGTGCTACAATTTATAATGCTATTAATGAAACGAGATCATTTTCGTTAGCTAATTCAGAAGAAAAAATATTTTATACTGTACGTTCTACTTTTGATTACGACAATCAAGATGGGTCATTAGTACAGATCACATACAGCAATAAATCTTTCCTTGCTAAGGGGCTTTATACTGCAAAAGTCTTTTGCGAAGGGTATCAATTGGGTAAAATCCAATTTAGTATTCAATAATCCGTATTTTTTGGTTAAAAATTCTATTTTTTCAAGAATCATAAACTAAATTATACTAGAATTTTAGCAAATTCGCATTCCGCATTTTTTTATGAATAGACTTTTGTTTTTAGATGAGATCAAATACTTATAAAACTGTAGTAGAAGAACCCAAAAAGGTGAAGAAGGATAGCCCATTTTCAAAGTGGTTTGCCAACTTACCTAAATGGAAATTTTTATCTAATGACGCGGAAGATGAGAACAGCCAATACATTCAAAAAGTTGTTTTCGTAACTTTTCTTGGAATCATATATATCGCAAATAGTTTTCAAGCTGAAAAATCGCATTTACGTATCAATCAACTGGAAAAATCTGTAGAACGGCTTAGAGTAGAATATAGTACTCTAAAGTATGATTTCATCAATGAAAGTAAGAGAAGTAAAATCGAAGAAAAGGCTGCGAATATGGGGTTAGTTCCTTTAGAGAATGCTCCTATTGTTATTACTGTTCCAAATTTAGAAGACAACTAAAAATATCTGACATAGATTATGGGAATTCGACATTCCATTTTAAATAGAGTTAGAATTGCATTCCTTTTTATTTTAGGCATCGCAGTGGCAATTATTGTTAGAATATCTGATTTACAATTTGTTGAAAAAGACAGATGGGAAAAAGCAGGTATTGCCAACCGTGTTAAAATAAGAAGAGTAGATGCAACAAGAGGCAATATTTTAGCAGATGATGGCAGTTTGTTAGCCACATCCATTCCTTTTTACAAGTTAGCATTTGACCCAATGGTAGCATCAGACAGCGTTTTCCTAAAGGGCGTTGATTCTCTTAGTTACCAATTATCAAGATATTTCAAGGAAAAAAGTAAAAGTCAATACGATTCACTTTTAAGAACTGCTCGAAAAAAGAAAAGACGTTATTTAGTTTTATCCCATAAACAGATAAAACATCAAGACAAGAAATATATCGAACGTTGGCCGATTTTTAGAGAAGGGCGTCACAAGGGTGGTGTAATCTTCGATAAAGTTGAAAAACGTTTCAAACCTTTTGATGATCTAGGAAGAAGAACAATTGGGTTCATTCGTAAAGACGACAAAGCAAAATTTACTGGTAGAGGTTTAGAGTTTAGTTTTAACCAAGATTTGGCAGGTACAGACGGAGAAGCCTTATTCCAAAGAGTATCAGGAAACCAGTGGAAACCACTTGATAATGGTGCACAGATTCGAGCAAAAAATGGTTTCGATATTCAAACTACTCTAAATATGGAGTTTGAAGAGCATGCACATCAAGTATTAAAAGATGCACTTATTAAACATGATGCAAACTTTGGTACTGTACTATTGATGGAGGTGCATACAGGTGAAATTAAAGCAATCGTTAACCTTGGTCAAAATAAGGAAGGAAATTATGTTGAGGATTTCAATTATGCTATTCAAGGTGTAATGGAACCTGGGTCTACCTTTAAAGGAGCTTCAATGTTGGCTGTTTTGGAAGAATCTGATATTAACATAAAAGACTCTGTCAACACTGGTGAAGGTAAATACCAATTCTATGATGAGTGTATCATGACAGATGCACACCAGTATGGGTTCGGTATGTTATCTGTTGAGGAAGTGATTGAAAAATCATCTAATATTGGTATATCAAAACTAGTTTTTAAGAATTTCCGAGAGAACCCTGAAAGGTTTTTCAAATACCTTGACCGTTATAATTTAACGTCAACCATAGGGTTCCAAATGGAAGGTGAAGGTAAACCAAATATTAGTAGACCGGGTGACCCGAGTTGGAGTGGTTGCTCTCTTCCTTGGATTTCTATTGGTTACGAGGTAGAAGTATCCCCTCTTCAAGTACTTACTTTCTATAATGCTGTCGCGAATGAGGGCAAAATGATTACTCCATATATCGTAAAAAAGATTTTACAAGGAAATGAAGTAATTAAAGAATATGATTCGAATGTAATCCGTAAAAGCATCGCTTCTGAACGTTCTATTAAAGCACTTCAAGGGATGTTGAAAAAAGTGGTAGATAGTGGTACTGCTCGAAAAATCAACAAAGCAGATTTTAGTATTGCAGGTAAAACAGGTACAACACAAAAACTTAAAGGAGGTAGATATACAAAAAATTACTTTACTTCTTTTGTTGGGTATTTCCCTGCCGATAAGCCAAGGTACTCAATGATTGTAGCTATTGATGAACCAAAAGGAAATGCTAAATATGGTGGAGATGTTTGTGCTCCTGTATTTTTAGAAATTGCAGAAGTAGTTTACAACAGAACTACAGAAAGAGATATTCACTATGTAAATAATGAAAACGAAGCTGCTTTCCCTTATATAAAAGCAGGAAATTATAACGATTTATTACTCCTTTCAGATGCGTTTGACATCCAACAGGTATCTGAGAATACTTCCCCATGGGTTAGAACAAGAGTGAAAGGAGATACAATTGCATGGGTAGACACAAAAATTAGAAGAGGAACTATGCCAGATGTTCGAGGCATGACTTTAAGGGATGCGATGTACTTGATCGAAAGCGAAGGTGCTCAGGTGACTGTAAACGGAACTGGAAGAGTTGTCACACAATCCATAACACCTGGCGGAAGAATCAATAGTAAAACTCAGGTTTACCTTAAATTACAATAATTACAGTGATGGAAAAGAAAAATATCACACAACTTTTAAAAGGCTTAGAATTTGAGTTAGTTCAAGGAAACTTACAACAAGAAGTATCTGATGTTCAATTGGACTCTAGAAAATTAACAGACAATAGCCTTTTTATTGCCATTAAAGGTAATGCTCTAGATGCTCACCGCTTCATCCCCAAAGCGATTGAACTTGGTGCAAAAACAATTCTTCTTGAAGATATCCCTGAATCATTAGTTGATGGGGTCACCTATATAAAATTAAATAATACAGGACAGGCTGCAGGTTTAGTTGCTGCCAATTTTTACGATAATCCTTCTGATAAAATAAAGGTTGTTGCAATAACTGGTACTAACGGAAAAACAACTGTAGTTACGTTATTACAAAACTTATTTATCAAGTTAGGATATAATACTGGTGCACTTACTACCATTGAAAATAAAATCAATGATGAAGTAATTCCAACAAAATTAACAACACCTGACCCTGTCACTCTACAGTATTTATTATCAGAGATGGTAAAAAAGAACTGTTCTTTTTGTTTTATGGAAGCCAGTTCTCATGCTATTGTTCAAGGTAGATTACATGGCATTCAACTAACAGGTGCTATTTTTTCAAATATAAGCCATGATCATTTAGACTATCATGGAACAATGAAAGAGTACATCAACGCTAAAAAACGATTGTTTGATACTCTTCCAAAGAGTGCTTTTGCTCTTGTAAATATTGATGATAAGAGAGGCCCTGTGATGCTTCAGAATTGTAATGCCAAACACTATTCGTTTGCTTTACATACTATGGCCAACTTTAAAGGCAAACTTATTGACAATACATTTGAAGGTATTCAGATGGAAGTCAATGGACATGAAGCATGGTTTCAGTTAATTGGTTCTTTTAACGCATACAATGTACTGACAGCTTTTGCCACTGCATCTTGCCTTGGTGAAGATGAGATCAGTACTTTACAAGCTCTATCAGAGCTAAAGCCTGCCAGAGGTCGTTTTGAGCAGTTAGTTTCTCCCAAAAACATTAGAGGAATTATTGACTATGCCCATACTCCAGACGCTTTAGAAAATGTTCTTGAAACTATTAAGGATATTAAAGAAGATGGTGAAAGAATCATCACTGTAGTAGGTTGTGGCGGTGATCGTGATAAATCAAAGAGACCTATTATGGCAAAAACTGCTGCAATGCTTAGTGAAGAAGTCATACTTACCTCTGATAATCCTCGAACTGAAGATCCTGATGAAATTCTTGATGAGATGCAAGAAGGAATATCACCAACACAGGCTAGAAGGACTCAAGTTATTGTTGATCGTAAAGAAGCCATTCTAAAAGCCGTAGAAATGGCAGAACCAAGAGATATCATTTTAATCGCTGGTAAAGGACATGAAACTTACCAAGAAGTAAATGGTATCAGAGAACACTTTGACGACAAAGAGGAATTATATAAAGCTTTTCAACAATAATTACATTAATAACGACAATAATATTTCTACAATAATATGCTCTATCATTTATTTAGTTACTTAGACAAAGAATACGACTTAGCCGGAGCAGGCTTATTTCAATACATTACATTTAGAGCAATGCTTGCAACCATTTTTTCTATGGTTTTCATTGCTGTTTTTGGCAAACGCATAATCCAACAATTGCAAAAAATGCAAATGGGTGAGAT is from Flammeovirga agarivorans and encodes:
- the rmuC gene encoding DNA recombination protein RmuC, coding for MESISPTILVVITLLVICLSVFITYFFLRNKYAKAILLNEQYQLSQQKIEEEQNNRNNQLLQLQSEKQQLTSLLAVKESEANQFQERLNEVSQKNRVLDDKYAQLNQEAATFKNTAFHSQKRLEQLEQDFDELRTKYAEEIRKGVELSTLNHTLNEKIEKSSHELTQLQQQFKTEFENLANRIFEEKSSKFATQNKLNLDVILSPFKDQIDGFKKKIEDNYGKESNERHSLRTEIELLRKLNVKIAEDAQNLTKALKGDTKKQGDWGEMILDSVLRKSGLREGFEYLVQPSYNNENGERQRPDVVINYPGNKQVIVDSKVSLNAYDRYVSAVDREQQDRESALHVNAIKKHIDDLSFRDYQNLPAIKSLDYVLMFIPIEPAFLLALQQDETLWDYAYKKKVVIVGPTTLMSTLKVIEELWRNENQQQNIEEVIRQATAIYNKARGFVDTLLNLQRKIGGTKDDVDKAIKQLHTGKGNLIKLLSDMKLKGDIKTSQSIPEELEELSNKKGELT
- a CDS encoding UDP-N-acetylmuramoyl-L-alanyl-D-glutamate--2,6-diaminopimelate ligase, with product MEKKNITQLLKGLEFELVQGNLQQEVSDVQLDSRKLTDNSLFIAIKGNALDAHRFIPKAIELGAKTILLEDIPESLVDGVTYIKLNNTGQAAGLVAANFYDNPSDKIKVVAITGTNGKTTVVTLLQNLFIKLGYNTGALTTIENKINDEVIPTKLTTPDPVTLQYLLSEMVKKNCSFCFMEASSHAIVQGRLHGIQLTGAIFSNISHDHLDYHGTMKEYINAKKRLFDTLPKSAFALVNIDDKRGPVMLQNCNAKHYSFALHTMANFKGKLIDNTFEGIQMEVNGHEAWFQLIGSFNAYNVLTAFATASCLGEDEISTLQALSELKPARGRFEQLVSPKNIRGIIDYAHTPDALENVLETIKDIKEDGERIITVVGCGGDRDKSKRPIMAKTAAMLSEEVILTSDNPRTEDPDEILDEMQEGISPTQARRTQVIVDRKEAILKAVEMAEPRDIILIAGKGHETYQEVNGIREHFDDKEELYKAFQQ
- a CDS encoding penicillin-binding protein, yielding MGIRHSILNRVRIAFLFILGIAVAIIVRISDLQFVEKDRWEKAGIANRVKIRRVDATRGNILADDGSLLATSIPFYKLAFDPMVASDSVFLKGVDSLSYQLSRYFKEKSKSQYDSLLRTARKKKRRYLVLSHKQIKHQDKKYIERWPIFREGRHKGGVIFDKVEKRFKPFDDLGRRTIGFIRKDDKAKFTGRGLEFSFNQDLAGTDGEALFQRVSGNQWKPLDNGAQIRAKNGFDIQTTLNMEFEEHAHQVLKDALIKHDANFGTVLLMEVHTGEIKAIVNLGQNKEGNYVEDFNYAIQGVMEPGSTFKGASMLAVLEESDINIKDSVNTGEGKYQFYDECIMTDAHQYGFGMLSVEEVIEKSSNIGISKLVFKNFRENPERFFKYLDRYNLTSTIGFQMEGEGKPNISRPGDPSWSGCSLPWISIGYEVEVSPLQVLTFYNAVANEGKMITPYIVKKILQGNEVIKEYDSNVIRKSIASERSIKALQGMLKKVVDSGTARKINKADFSIAGKTGTTQKLKGGRYTKNYFTSFVGYFPADKPRYSMIVAIDEPKGNAKYGGDVCAPVFLEIAEVVYNRTTERDIHYVNNENEAAFPYIKAGNYNDLLLLSDAFDIQQVSENTSPWVRTRVKGDTIAWVDTKIRRGTMPDVRGMTLRDAMYLIESEGAQVTVNGTGRVVTQSITPGGRINSKTQVYLKLQ
- a CDS encoding ribonuclease Z, which translates into the protein MSFDITILGSSAAIPSKGRHMTSQHVRIGNQQFLIDCGEATQHQLLNLGISLHKIEHIFISHLHGDHFFGLPGLLSTMHLQRRTEPLYIHGPRGLDEVLLASFKHSKTELNYKVFLYDNPTMFPEVIYENDKITVETIPLTHRVPCTGFLFREKQKQYRIIPEKLPSGLPFEAFRALKRGENIEFEGKPINYQDVTLPPRKSRSYAFCSDTKYSKSVISKVYGVDLLYHESTFMNRHLDRANVTFHTTAKQAGEVAREAKVNELLIGHFSARYADLSELLAEAQVEFPNTQLAIEGEKFSIIETD
- a CDS encoding FtsL-like putative cell division protein is translated as MRSNTYKTVVEEPKKVKKDSPFSKWFANLPKWKFLSNDAEDENSQYIQKVVFVTFLGIIYIANSFQAEKSHLRINQLEKSVERLRVEYSTLKYDFINESKRSKIEEKAANMGLVPLENAPIVITVPNLEDN
- a CDS encoding DUF4178 domain-containing protein, with the protein product MPFGFFKKKKKEEPHYDPTNISIRDLRKGYVLDYDLQSWEVTEEYEYDWGGGEFSWEYKLQSATESVFLSIEDDDFLTGTVNKKIMWGKLPDEVEDGITSKGKPPKKITFNGKTYYRDSKNVGFWRNVHTTSSDNSSEYMSWEYYDDSEKFVLTIEQFDDEEFEASLGVVEEPDKFTNILPNTND
- a CDS encoding polyamine aminopropyltransferase, yielding MASFLSKSNTLKLALFATGLSGIVAEYVLSTLATYFLGNSVLQWTLTLSFMLFAMGLGSRYSKYIDKNLLEKFIWVEFTLSFLVSFCSIIAYGISAYVSFKKHLLIFPLPLDGVVIYTTSILIGFLIGLEIPLATRLNDSFESLKVNISSVMEKDYFGSLFGGLFFAFVGLPFLGLTYTPFVLGFVNLFVAILLLWRLDDIIHPKYVKTLKSASIALFAVIAIGMYYAKDVINYGEQKLYKDQVVFQEQTAYQRIVVTQWKEDYWLYINGHLQLSTFDEWLYHEPMAIPAMKLYNQPKNILILGGGDGCLAREVLKFNSVESITLVDLDPAITNLAIEHPIFRKLNDNSLSNPKVKVINDDAFTFLERDNNFYDVILLDFPDPKSIELGRLQSLENFRQCYKHLRPHGVVVTQAGSPYYATKAFYCIEKTMQAADFNTVPLHNQILTLGEWGWIVGGKDMSSDEMKSKIRHANLDDIPTKWLNKEALYSISTFGKALIDFDSTKVEINTVHNPVLPTYYGKANWDLF
- a CDS encoding DUF481 domain-containing protein → MKRLALLLLFTLPLFSNAQDLDSLVMTNGDLIVGEIKSMDRGVVEIETDYSDSNFKIEWSGIQKMFCHTNFLISLSDGRRYNGHITSTTPETFHIISDEDGTVDVTPNDIVYLKSVNQSFLSKLSANIDLGYSYTKANNLSQLNLGTFLGYTSNRWSATLTGTSLRSTQDNSDDIARNEGNLTGNYFLPHDFYFTASAGYLTNTEQSINLRLIFSGGFGKYIIHTNTAYWGFSTGASYLNETFSPVTDETTGQSTTADPRSSAEWYLGTEVNLFDTGDLSFFTGAKGYRSLSNEDRWRADVNANIKYDLPLDFYIKMGYNMNYDSKPAEAGKEVDFQYTFGFGWEL